The DNA segment ATCGTCCTTCATTAATTTCCTCCTTCCACGGGAGAAAAGAgccgagcgagcgaacgactTGCCACTCGGCCGGTCCGCCGCCTTTACCGGCGTCGCGTTATATTCCCCGACTAACGCTTCCCGGGTTTATGTGCCGCGGATATACCCCGGAGGGGAGGCAAGTCGAGTGGCAAATTACACTCGCTTACCTTCCCCGACAAACGCGACGGAAGGCAGAGAAGTTTAGCAGCGAGTAACAACCCGCGCCGTCATCAACCCGTGTGCCGGCCGGGTTACAACAATTTTTCGCTATTTTTGGAGTAACCTGCTGCACTCGATCCCGCAGTCTCGATCCACCGTCCCCGTTTTCCTCGATgaaagaaaggagagaggaaaaaaaaaagctgatAGGGCggacgaaagagaaagagcgagcgagcgattTTTATAGCGCTCGGCCGGCGCCGAGTGTTTTATCGGCCTCGATACCTCCTCCTTTTTgtgagagaagagagaggaatGACGAAACTCACCGAGTAGGAGCAGCTTGAGTTCCCGCCTGGCATCCCGCTTGTCCCTCCGTAGCTGCCGTTCGATTTCCTGATTGATGCGTTTCTGTTCCTTCGCCTCTTCCGACAAGCAGCACGCCATGGCTCAGAACGGCGGAATCCTCCTTTGACGGAGGAGGTGGAGGAGGCGGAGGAGGATAAAGGAGGTGACACGCACGGAAAGGgcaggagaaggaggagagcaggggagagagagagagagagaagggtgCACGACGACGAGCGATTCGCGACGACAGTGACAGCGAGCGCTGCTCGCCGACCGGCGGCGACCTTCGTTGCGGCTGCTGCTCCTCTCTCTGTCTCCGTCTCTGTCTCTCGCTTTTGCGGCGCACGGCGctcccgacgacgacgacgacgacgacgacgacgacaacgacgacgatgacgacgacgagcgTGCTATTAAGATTCAAGTCGACGTTCGTCCTGGTCGCCGCGGAGGACGGCTGCGACTCGGTGGCGGGAGGCGAGGTGTTGCCCCGACCGgtgccgacgacgacgacgacgacgacggtgatGACGCGCCTCCTCGTCGCCGTCCTCGTGGTCCCCGTGTGgtcttccttctctctccgtctctcacGTTCCGGTGGTGGTGCCGCCTCCCACTGCTGCTACTCCCGCCgttactactactactactatcgctgctgctgctgctgctgctgctgttgctgttgctattactattactaccACTACTATGGACAACACCACCGGCGACGACACCGGCACCACTACTACCACCaccggcggcgacggcgacgacgacgacgacggtcacgacgacgacgacgacgacgacgacgacgacgacgacgatgacggtGGTGTTTCACTCACTCGTGGCAactcaccaccaccaccactactGCTGCCACTGCCACCACcctcaccaccaccaccaccaacACTTCTTCCACCGGCAccacgacgacggcggcgacgacgacgacggcgacggcgacggcggcggcgaatACGACGACTGCGGGGGAACCCGGTCCCCGGCGGCGCACCCGTGTTTCCCCCTCAACGACGGCGGCGTCTACGCAGCGCCGCTGCTCCTGCTGTCGGCGGGGCTCGACGACGCCAGCGACGCATCAACCGCGGCGCGTctacgcgcgcacacacacacctcTCTCGCTCCTCTCCTGCCTGTCCTCGTCGTCCGCTACCGACTACCACTCGCCGACTACTACTGCTGCTCTCTCcgcttcctcctcttcttcttcttcttcctcttcgtcttcctcttcttcctccctcACCGTCACGTATCCTTGTATCGCTCCGTCCCACTTGCTCCCTCCGctcacacgcgcgcacgcacgttTCTCGCCTCCcccgagaaagagagagagagagagagagagagagagagagagagagagtatgtgtgtgtgtatatgcgaGTTTCTCGCGCACTATGCGATCCTCCCGTGTGTGTGAGTGCGCGCgcctttatatatatatatctttctttctctctctatcgcacgcacgcacgcacgtagcAGCGGCACACATGTAACCCCACCGGGGCGCGCACGTTTCGCCTTTCCCACAACGTCGCCGTAACCTCGACGGCGGAGGGCGAGGTCCGTCtgtccctttctctctccgcgCACTACTTCTTCGCACTCCCTCCTTACACTTGCTGCTCGCGCGCACACACTCATACAACCGCGCTGTCCTCCTcctgctcctcctcctctctctctcgctccttGATTATTATGCCTGTTCCTATCCCGGCGCGCGCGGATGGTGCCAACCCGGTGACGACACCACACTACGGTCCGGCGGCGAGTCCTGGTCGCGCGGCGgcctcttttttcttttcacccGCGTAGTAGTAGCGGCACTGTACGGCGGCACGCACGGTGGacagagagaggaaaagagagagagagagaactgtACTCTCTCGAGAGCCTAGCGGCGACGTTCTCGGCGATCGGCGGCTCCCCGGcggctcgcgcgcgcggcggtGTTGGGTGTGGTAACCCACCGGCGCTCCGTCtccctcgctcgctcgttctcGCTCACTCTCCTTCCTTCTCGTCCTCTCGCTCCCTCTGTGCTCGCGCGccctcgctctctctctctctttctctctccgtggacgctgctgctgctgctggtgCACACGCGAAAACCTGCTGTCGCTGCCGATGCTGCTCCTCCTCCTGCTCCGACGTACCGTCCGACGATGACACGGGAACAACGCGATGGCACGAGGGCTCTTCTAACGCGAGACGAACGCGACATACGACGACACGCGTGGTTCACGttaacgacgacgacgacgacggtggcggcggcggcggcggcgacgacgacgtgtCCGATcgccgcgcgcgagaaagagagagggagagacgaTTTCACCGCGATGCTGCCTCTCGTCTCTGTCTCCTCCCTCTTTACCTATCTCTATCGTTCCTTCTCTGTCTATATTACGACTGCTGCTGCTACTACTATCGCTCCTGCTGttggcagcggcggcggcggcgactgctgctgctgctgctgctactgctgctgctgctgcacgAGCGCCCACACCTCACGAACGGAGCAACTGCTTCGCGACACGCGCCGCGCCCGTCCGGCGCGCAGCTTTTATGAAGCGTCGCGCGAGCCGCGAATCCTGTTAGACCAAACCAGATTGGCGAAGCCCCGCGACACACGGCACGGCACCCAGCAagcttctctttctctttcttcggTTCGCTCGTGGCTGGCTGGCGCTGGCTGGCTGCCTGCCTGCGTATCAACCAGCACCACACCGTAGGGCGCGGGGGGCGCGCACGTGTCCGCTAACGAGATTAAAATCGTCGAGTAGGAGGAGGCGCGGCCGCCACCCGCCGGGGAGGACGCACGGAGAACGTAATGGCGCGACGCTGCTGCTGCAGTCGGTAAGCGCGAGTCCCGACTTACCGACCGAGCGGGGTGCACTTTGCCGCGCCGCCGATGGCTGGTGCTGCTATCGCAGTGGCGCGACGCGCAGCggtgaaaaattacaaaaagttgGCCAAAAGTCATATTTTCGACTTTTTAGTagattaattgtttaaatcatatagaatattatgtaaaatattctacaaaTCAACAATCTGTAAttgctattttataaaaatgcattggTAATGTAGAAATATTCCTTTAAAGTCAGATAATTATATACTCATGttctacattattttacaactaACACGCACATTTTATCTTCTATAGAATCtatagcaatattttatttcataaacttTATTCCTTTGAATAACAAAAGATCACAATGATTGAATGACAAAAGTTGACACTGTGCATGATATTATTCAtgtcaattttcttttacgtGGCTGAATAATTACTACAGACATTTATTGTGAGGAAatcaataaagtttttatcatTCCAAActgataaagatttatttggcACTTGTGAACAGGAAGGATATACATGTTTACGTttacaataaagaaataaacttgtagaacaattttaaaaaaagtataaccAAATGGCAATTGATTcctcaaataaaattacttttcaaaaagagttagtattaaatttttatctaaaaatccACACAAACTTTCTCTGGTGCCCAATATGTTTATTGCACAATCCATatgaatacaattaaatataataataagagcTGTttgttattcaatatttattaagattttgaatctcttctttttatagaaacaatatctaaaagaatatatagTGAATAGCCTGttgatagaaaaaatttaaacactaTCAACATAGCTGATCAAGTTTCAGTTCAACAATTAATTCAAGTGACATCATAATTGTGGCATTACACTTACTAGCTTTCCAGAATCCCCTGCTAACACAGAAATCAACATGCAATTATTATCTCAAATATCCGCTTTTTTATCTCAGACAAAGACATTCACAGTATCGACgatcaattttaatactttggaTACAAATAGATCAATTGTACAAGCAACTATTCAGAAgcactcgaaaaaaattttcaaacgaCATGGAGAAGAATGCTAAATTATTCGTCATTGGCCCTCTTTCCCGTGAAATGGAAGTGTCTGAATTAGGTGCAGCTATTATGTTTACTCAGCAACTATGGAAAACAAACAAAGGTATCTTATCATTAAATTGGACACGCATTAATGACCCACCTTTTACCTTCATTAATAATAGAAGTGCACGACATATtgatctattaaaatattgcatcGAAGAAAAATTCTATACATCCTACTTATAAAATGGACTTGAATATAAGAAGTTTACTATACAGGCTATGAGAAATATGAAAGACGATGTTAAAAATTCTTCTAAGAGAAGTTCCCattaaattggaaaaaatgtCTTTCTGCTGATGTTCTATATTTCACATTtaccatttttcttttctgtaaAACCGTATGTCACAAAACTATTGCAATTGTTTGACGAGAGGATTAGGTTTAGTACATGGCTTCACGAAGCCTGTACAGACATCTAGAACACAATCTGAATTTTGAatacagtttaaaaaatatatatttaggaATATTGCGGTTGcgattatttatcaattaagtttaaaaaaaaattgtctttatTGTAAAAGTGACTTTTcctaaatgtataatataaattttgtaaaagtgaAGAAATTTATGgtaattgataatataatatgatagttttattatctttttgataccgaaataaatgtttcaaaaattaaaagatacaaATTAGAGAGAAATGATAGGTTACGCACCCATTATAATGAAtctttatttccattttagacaattttgtaatttattttttccttatttatctacttttgtttttgttgTGTTCTTTgttagtatataaaatattaaatagcaTACATGGATCATTCACGACATATATATCGCACGTCAAATCTTaagttctaaaaatttttttaatgagtttTTTTAAGTGTGTAAGTGTACAGCAAAATATAGTTACTTTTTAAGcgttgaaaagaaaaattacaaacgaACATGATGTGTGATCCATATATGCTATTGGAAACTCTTTTCACTAAATTCTTATTATGCATATtcataagtaatatttatcaatttgaatgtaaaaaaattgtttttgtgcCTATGACGATAGATAACAAGATTAATGTctatgacaaaaaatttactacatattttcattactttattttcattctttttatgTAGTTTTATATTctgataataaacttttttttttgagtttttaaacattttaattaacaaaatcaatCCAGATGTGAAGTATTTATCATATATCTCTTTAAAGTTTTTCCTTAGAGACACTTCCacaaaatagaaagaaaatcgTTTTCACAcattaaatacacaaaaatgaCAAGTTGTTTTATTGCCCGTTCTAATATATTCGCACATCTAAGCAGTTATGACGTTTGCTTGAAATggtaatattagtaatatatcgattttatatatatacaaatacacacacacacacacacacacatgtgtgtgtgtgtgtgtgttaattttgtttagaCGAGAGTGTCTTTGTTAAAATTTGGTCactatttcagaatttttaaaatgtatgataGAAAATCgacaatatttttcctttattccTGTTTCTTGATtttcgtataattttttatgtttataatatatacattctttagatatatattaaatagcatttttgtcataaaaaatatttagtgtataattagtaaaaacattttttaatcatatccgtttttagtatttaaatgCATTATCTTCTCTACTTGATGAATATTTCGATAcaattatatagttattattacatatgtaatgtaaattgCAAACTTGAAaggattaattaaatctattcaagattgtttttaaatacaaatttatatagatttgctttctctttcttttttctgtttaatGTTACAGTATTTTccaagaagaaattttaagaaagtaAGAACTTATTAACAACTATTGTTAAGTTAATCgatttaatcaattatgtaACAATAAATGAATCCTCGAAATAAGTGgatctttctaaaaaaaaaaaccttttctATTCTTTCACAGTTTTTTAGACCAGcatgataaaataaagacACACGATCTCTCTCAAAGCTGATATTTTCACTTAATGCTAACGCTGTAAACATGTACGTGTGCATATGTATTATTACAACACTATTTATTACACAAGATGCGAATACAAGATTGTTTCGGCAGATCTAACGAGTATTGATTGAGTCTACAAAAGTTTCGGGGTTGGATTGTTACGTATTTGTTTCCTGATGACATGAATAGATATGGGagcgataataattatagcaatatataataacaatagtaataaaataatataataataaacgctCTCTTGTCGCTACCCGATTTTCTACatacatgtacataaaatttgcggatacaaatgaataaaacctgcgcacaaaaaattcACAGACTTCGCTGACAAAATTCATGATGCCTCCAAAAAGGCGGAGAAAAGAACCATCAATCATAAATAAACAGAAGCTCTTATTTCTCATTTATacatcataatatttatttttctcacgTATCACCTTTTCGATATCTATTATTACGTCGTTGAAAAATTTGGCATGCAATTCGTGGCGAGATATTTTGTATGATAGAAGCTATCGCTACATTCTTGAAGTAAACGAATAAATAGTGTAATACTTTACGAATGCAGATAGGTAGTTGGaccttgaaaattttataatcgcCTCACTCCCTCGTTAAGGGAACAAAGTTTTACAAGTGGCGCGCgcattttcttaaacttgaaGATATACGTCTCTTAGCAATAATTTTCAGTGGCCACAAAGTTATCTCATAAAATACTCTTAAATCGTATATATAGATCTATgtacaatttcataaaataatattaatttaatatatagatttcgttttatattatataatattgcatatcGTTGTGTATCGCGTGTTTGTGTGGCGTGTATTTCTTATTGTGTATACatgttacaatatattatttattagtcgcTTAAATATTTCGTTTGATTATTATTCATGATGTGTATCTGTACGTTTGATATGAGAGAGTTAATCCCATACTTTCTTTTGACGAATAAAAATGAATGTTGGCACAGACAGTGGCTGGGTTAAAGGCACTTTGGGGTGATACTCTCCGCAGTACCCTCCAGCATATCTTATCAAATTCTCTTCCCGCTCCCTCCCCCTTATTCCTCCTGCAACCTGTCGCctgctcttttttttatctctttctctcttcgttTGCTTTTACATACGTCATGCACAATATTGTTCTCGCATGACCGCGCGTCTCTTATCTCCCACTTAATTACGTGACTCTTTAACtactttaaagtaaaatacgCTGTCTCTGATGAGCATTGGAGTGTAAATGGCGAACCGAGCACAGCTCTCACAGCGGTTTTGTAAAGTTTGCCGGGAACATACCCTTCTCATTGGTGCCTTCCTTGATACCCATTAGCCAGCCTTCTTCCTGTAAGAAACAAGAAACATCGTAAGAAACGTCCAATCGTCGAACGTGTACGCTTAGATATCGTAAAACAttgtcgaatcttatttattcGGAAGATTACGAACCTGCTCCTCGGGATCGTCGTACTCCACGACGCGAATAATCTCGCCGACGTCAAACGACAACTCGTCGACATCCTCGCGATTGTACTTGTAAGTGGCTTTAACCCTATACAAAACGCCCGGCGGCAAATTGTCGGTTGTCGCCCCTACAGAGAAATTAGCAGCATTTTCATATTCCGCCTCTAGAACGATCGAGTCCGCCCCGTTAGTCATGGACCTGTCTGTGATTTCGCTCGCATGGAGACTTCGATATGTACTAATTATGTGCAATAATTTCGTTTCAAAGTTTCGTCtaattgcataattaatgtttaatttcacAACTAGGTCAGAGTAACTACGATCTTGTTTCGGCAAGACCATGCACAAAGGGGCAGGCAGcgtattactattatattaacGATCACCCGATACTGCAAATTTAgcaacattttacattaattattacatatgcaCGAATTTACTTTGAACTTCCAAACAATCTATTGAGTTCAATTTTGCGAAAATAAACCAATCATTAAAATgttgtttatttgtttttgcgaaatttaattattttacttttcatttattttaacaaaatctgttacttaattatgtatatatttttaatgttataaaagaataaaagctAAAGACAATGTCTTGAAATTACTTAAGACAAAAATTCtcgaatttatgaaatttcacTTATTTATGCAAGTTGAAATCGTTAAGAGTGGacaatattaaagaaaaaaagacatttaaaaaCACGGCAAAGTTCAAAATTCGCGAATGGCTTACCGGCTGGAATATCGTACAGTTCCTCTACTCGTTTGGCAGGCGCGACTGCGTTCTGCGGCGACTCATCCTGATTATTGAGGGAGTTATCATTGCTGTTAGCGTTGCTATTAGCATTGCTGTTAGCGTTGCCGTTTATCTGAGTGGTCGGCGACGTATCTCTGGCAACGGGCGCGGTATCGTCTAAAGCTGAAACACGCGAGAGAAAGCACACTCAAAACACTGAATGCCGAGCCACAACACGGCCTTGTGGGACTCAAAGCCTTTCGAAACGTTTCGCGTTTTGTCTTCTTCGTGTAGCGAGGATTATAAGCATGCAACTATGTTAATGtaacatacgtatatacaatTACACACGCGCACAAATCCaacttgtacaaaaatatagcaaaataaTTACCTCTTGAGATATTGTTCTGCGCTGTCTGTGTGTTAATTATTAGACTGAAACAAATCAGGATTATTAGTGTTATACAACTGCTGTACATCTCtcattttctcattttttataattattactctattgtattacattttatgtaacaatcgctaacgatatttatattttacggaATTAAACTctgtaaaattagatttttctaaaaatgtctaaattttttttgtaattgttatcTCTAATCCttcacattaattaataatgttgattTTATTGAATCGATTTACTTACGATGAGTTTGCGTTAGGCGACTTCGGTGATTCTGTGCTCTTCTTCAGTGTGTAAGATCCTCGCTGACTTTCATTAGCCAATTTATCAACGATTGCTTCTAATTCGGAATATACCTAgaaatgttttgtaaa comes from the Monomorium pharaonis isolate MP-MQ-018 chromosome 9, ASM1337386v2, whole genome shotgun sequence genome and includes:
- the LOC105836582 gene encoding myc box-dependent-interacting protein 1 isoform X4, giving the protein MDSLNEIYESQWTGHDLLYVQAQNLDMLWQDFTHKLADQVLVPLNTYQSQFPEMRKKVDKRGRKLVDYDSQRHNFQSLQCNPKKRDELKVSRGKELLEEAKRTYEQLNSELHDELPALYDSRVLFLVTNLQTLFAAEQVFHTESAKVYSELEAIVDKLANESQRGSYTLKKSTESPKSPNANSSLIINTQTAQNNISRALDDTAPVARDTSPTTQINGNANSNANSNANSNDNSLNNQDESPQNAVAPAKRVEELYDIPADRSMTNGADSIVLEAEYENAANFSVGATTDNLPPGVLYRVKATYKYNREDVDELSFDVGEIIRVVEYDDPEEQEEGWLMGIKEGTNEKGMFPANFTKPL